The following nucleotide sequence is from Anguilla rostrata isolate EN2019 chromosome 3, ASM1855537v3, whole genome shotgun sequence.
cactgcacccacacccactcccccaaccccccccccccctccccccaacacttGAAATGTTTTACCACCCATCGAATGCGAGTGCTTTCCCGCAAGCTTATTAAGACTGCAAACTAAAGTGAGGAGGCCACCACTTAAAGACCGCcgttttttccgttttttttggacagtttAACGAGTAGCAAAAAGCTTAAAATGATGGTGGCTGTTCAAAGACgacattcacacaaaaaagatAGCCCTTAAATAAGAAGTAACAGCAGACCACCCGGAGACAGCCTGTGATGAACTCGCGGTAATCAAACCCGCGGTTGCTGGAGTCAGGTTCATCACGGCGACTGCAGcgggtttaaaaaagaaaaaaaaatacagactaTTTTCTGCATCGCGGAACCAGGTTTCCCATGGCTCcacttataaaaaataaaaaaataaaaaaaacaatcatcgtCAAAGAAAagagcgtttttttccccttcctctgATAGTGACAGGGAGCGCCGCTGGGCTTACAAActcccaccagcagggggcgctcagTGACATGTTTCAGTTTGATTCAGGCAGAAGGAGCCCTGCAGAGTTGGTgtgcaatagtttttttttttttttgtgtttctttttttttttttggttactaAACGACCCGTACAGGAATCACAAGTGCAAAACGCGGCGCAGGGAAATGTTTCTGGTACAAAGTTAGATCCGCAGACTCGCTGAAAGAGggggtaacaaaaaaaaaaggcggttCTGTGTAGCCTAAATTTTTATAGGACTAAATTCAGAAATGGGGAGCGGGAGGTTGGATCGGGCTGCATGAGCCGGAGGATTCCGTTTCGCACAcgcggggggggatgggggtgggggcgtgtcgGGTTGCCCCCGGCAACGCTTCAGGAACAGGCAGGCGCGGGCAGCGCGGGTTCAAGGCCTCCCGACCGACGCCGGCATCGGGTACGGAAGCCCTGCTGGGCCACACAGAGCGAACAGGCTCATTAGCACAGCAGCGTGTGGACAGAGAGCGGCCCACTGTGGCCTGTCTTTGGTGTGCAAGcgtttgaactgagagagagagagagagagagagagaacgagaacaagaagagagagaggagaggaggagagcgagagaaagaaaagaaaggagagggggaagacagcgagagagaagaGACGAGAGAGTAAGGCTGagggaaaagacagagagagagaccgagagacagagggaaagagagattcAAAAACAGAGCAAGAGACATAAGAGAGATAtaagcagaaagagagaaacagagagtaaggagagaagagagaaagaaaagagaggggagagagaagagagaaagaaaagaaaggagaaagagagagacagagagagtagagagaaagaagagagaggggagagagagagagagagagagcgagaggcaggTTCCTCGTTGTGAGACTCTCCCTCGCTCGCCCCTTACATTCAGTTACATCAGAAGGATTATGGCTCTCATCACCCTGCCTGTAACAGGCCGCTGTGCTAGAGGAGCCGAGCAGCCGTCTGAAGTGCTTCAGTTTCCCTCCTTTCAGGAGCGGGGAGAGCGGCTCAGTGAGCGGCAggcctggggcggggggggggggcggggcgcggggggggcaTCCCGTTACCGCACAGGCCTGAGATCGCGTGGGTCGGGCAGCGCGGGACGGACTCGCCCGttagcgagcgagagagagagccccctacccccccgccTTTCATCTCGCGGCTCCGGTTCTTCGGAAGCACCAGCCGAAAAAAAAACGTCTCTGCGTTCTCGTAACGAGGAAACCCGTTAAAGGGCCTCGTTACCGCAGCCTCAGAAGTAGCAGCTGGACGAGCCCCTGCGCTAGCCTCCTTCAGAACGCCGCCCGGCACAATCACAGGAACAAAAAcccgaaaaaagaaaagagaaaagaaacgcTCTCCGATTCCCCCGCTGTAGTGCTGCACCGCGGGGAAGCCCAGCTCCCACCAGCCCGCCCCTTTACAGCGTTTCACTACGGCACTAAAGAGACCCCCTTCCAGCTCTGGGGTATTAAAGAGCCCCCCCCTTCCAGCTCTGGGGCATTAAAGAGCCCCCCCCTTCCAGCTCTGGGGTATTAAACAGCCCCCACATCCAGCTCTGGGGCATTAAAGAGCCCCCGCTTCCAAGCTCTGGGGCATTAAAGAGCCCCTGATTCCAGGCTCTGGGGCATTAAGCGCTTCCGTAGAACGTTCCGGgcctcgccgccgccgcgcgtcAGTAGAACTTGTCGTCGATGCGGAAGTGCGGCCGCGTGACGTCGTCGGGGTTGAGGAAGACGGAGATGGACTTGCCGGGGTTCTCGGTGACCAGCTGCTGGAGCCGCTGGGCCAGCCGGTCGtcctggtgggcggggccggggccggcgCCGGGGGAGTGGCCCGGCGAGGGGGCGTGGCCGTTGCTGCCGGCCGCCTCCCTCCTGAGCTGGCCGGCCTGCCGCGCCTGGTCCACGGCGGCCCGCAGGTGCTCGGCGGGGTCCGAGCGCAGGTGCGCCAGCTTCCGGGccaccagcagggcggcgccgtCCGACAGGTGCTCCAGCATGTTGCACTGCGGCAGGAAGTAGTTGGGGCAGTGCTTGCCCAGGACGCAGTGCGCCAGGTCGTCCAGCAGCCCCAGGAGCAGCCGGCCGGGCGACTCGGGCTCGGCCGCGCCCAGGTAGGCGGGGGGCAGCCGGTCGCAGGCCCAGAAGAGCAGCGTGCGCAGGTGGTAGGGGCTGAGCccggcgcggggggggcgggacagCAGCCGCGCGATGACGGCCTTGGCGGCCTGGAAGGCCTGCGCCATCGGGGAGGGGACGCACTTCTTCAGCTGCACCTCGCTGCGCGAGAAGGCCAGCCGCCACTCGCGGTCGGGACGGCCCCCCAGGGGCGCGCAGCAGGGCAGCAGGTAGAAGCCGCTGATGGCCTCCTCCTCCGTGATCTTGCCGTCCCAGAAGTGGTTGGCGGTCAGCCAGCCCTGCGCCACGGCGGGCCAGCCGCGGAAGGACACCACGGGCAGCAGGTCGTAGAGCACGCGGCTGCGCCCCGCCGTCAGGATCAGCGTGGTCAGGGGCCCGTTGCGCTCCACCCGCTCCGGGACGGGCGTGCCCCGCTGCGGGCTCCTCCGCAGCTCCGCCACCGCCCGCCCCACCACGCCCCAGAACCAGTCGGCCACCAGCAGCGGGGAGAAGTAGGAGCCGTCCAGCGAGCCGGCCGGCTGGAGAGAGGGGATGGAGGCGGGGCCgggaggctcctccccctcctcccccggcgaggccccgccctcctcgggccccgcctcctcctcctggcaGCACAGGCTCCAGCGGGCCAGCGTGGACGGGTCGCACAGACGCAGGCTGAGCCAGGAGTGGCAGGGTCCGGACTGGCGCATGTCCAGGGTCACCGGCTGGTTCCGGTCGTGCAGCTTCAGGGCGGGCACCAGCAGGGTGAAGTCCAGGTCGAAGTCGGCGCCCCGGGCGTAGTCGCCCAGGTCCTCCGGGTTCAGGTCCAGCACCCCCTCTCGGGCCCCGCCCGACAGCAGCAGGTACTCATTGGCCACCGGTAACCTGTGATCCACCTTCTGGACAAGCcctacagagagggagagaaagggagaaaatgagtgagagagaatgagagagggagagaaaggacacaggatgagtgagagagggagagaaagagtgtgagataatgagtgagtgagagagaatgagagagagagggagagaataagTGAGTGACACGAAAGACATTTACACAACTTTCAAAATACTGATtaccgttttattttatttgaactgtCTGCTATGCAGTCTTATGAAATCTcgtttttaaattgttaaataaattcattcattaattcactcTAATTTTAATTGTGGAACTACCATTAATAATGTATTACTTCTACTGTTATACAACTcattttgtatgtttcttgttAGCTTGTTACACAATAATGTACAATAATGTATGTGTTTCATGCCAACAAAGCACACTTAATTGAAATTGAGTGAGGGttgggaaaaagaaagacagcaagagggggaaagaggaagacagcaagagggggtagagagaaagagagagagagagaggagagacagccAGAAGGAAAACATGAGAGTGTTAAAAATAAAgggtgtgcgagagagagaaaaacagcaggagagagatagagagggggtggaaagagagagaaagagagagggactgtgagagagaggagagagaccacGAGGAGGACTGCCTGGCTCAGTACGCTCAGTACACACTCTGCCTCCATCAACAGATCCCGgatcggggggggtggggggggggggtggaggcggcTGCATTAGACAGACCCCCTGCTGAGACTCAGTTCCAAATCTTTTAACATGATTTCTCTCATCCAATTACAGGCGTAGCCACAGAATCTGAGAGCCTGACCGCGTTTCGGAGagttggtgtgagtgtgtgcatgtgtgtgtgtgcgtgtgtgcgtgcgtttgtgtgtgtgtgtgcgcgtgcgtgtttatgtgtgcacctgtgtgtgtgtgtgcatctgtgtgtgtgtgtgtcactgtgtcgtgtgtgtaggcacgtgtgtgtgtgtgtgttctgtgtggtgtgtagcgcagtgtgttgtgtgcttgtttgtgcgtgtaaggtgagtgtgtgtgtgtgtgtgctgtgtgtgtttgagtgtgtgtgtatatgtgtgcctctgtgtgtgtgtgtttctgtacagtgcttagcgcagtgtgtgtgtgtgtgtttctgtatggtGCTTagcgcagtgtgtgtttctgtgtgtgtgtgtgtgtgtgtttctgtacagtgcttagcgcagtgtgtgtttctgtgtgtgtgtgtttctgtacagtgcttagcgcagtgtgtgtgtgtttctgtacagtgcttagcgcagtgtgtgtgtgtgtgtgtgtgcgcggtgcTTAGCGCAGTGTGTGTTGCCCGTGTGCACGCGGGTGATCCTCTCCACCTGCAGGAGCCCAGCGCCAGCGCGGAAGCATTAGCATTAAAATCTATTAACCGTCCAAAAGCAAAGCTGAAGAAAGGGGTGATGATGAGAAGAGAGAGTTTTCAGAAGCGAAGACGAAAGGCTGAGTTAGGGAAACCGCCTCGTCGGCTTCGCCCGCAGCCGGAAAACTGGGTCAAGTTCAGACGCGGAAAAAACAAAGAGCCTGCTCTCGCATCAAACGCCTTCGTTAAAAGAAAAGCCTCATCTTC
It contains:
- the tmem102 gene encoding transmembrane protein 102, with protein sequence METLMSAVAPRPPAPVKRTPEVDFRSGAVLEQLSAQVLELVQLEQGEFGDQTALEVHTAKDYIFNMLGLVQKVDHRLPVANEYLLLSGGAREGVLDLNPEDLGDYARGADFDLDFTLLVPALKLHDRNQPVTLDMRQSGPCHSWLSLRLCDPSTLARWSLCCQEEEAGPEEGGASPGEEGEEPPGPASIPSLQPAGSLDGSYFSPLLVADWFWGVVGRAVAELRRSPQRGTPVPERVERNGPLTTLILTAGRSRVLYDLLPVVSFRGWPAVAQGWLTANHFWDGKITEEEAISGFYLLPCCAPLGGRPDREWRLAFSRSEVQLKKCVPSPMAQAFQAAKAVIARLLSRPPRAGLSPYHLRTLLFWACDRLPPAYLGAAEPESPGRLLLGLLDDLAHCVLGKHCPNYFLPQCNMLEHLSDGAALLVARKLAHLRSDPAEHLRAAVDQARQAGQLRREAAGSNGHAPSPGHSPGAGPGPAHQDDRLAQRLQQLVTENPGKSISVFLNPDDVTRPHFRIDDKFY